Proteins encoded together in one Tripterygium wilfordii isolate XIE 37 chromosome 14, ASM1340144v1, whole genome shotgun sequence window:
- the LOC120015251 gene encoding homeobox-leucine zipper protein ATHB-14-like has protein sequence MSMALVMHNKEALNKQQMDSSKYVRYTPEQVEALERVYAECPKPSSLRRQQLIRECPILSNIEPKQIKVWFQNRRCREKQRKEASRLQTVNRKLTAMNKLLMEENDRLQKQVSHLVYENGYMQQQLHTASATTTDNSCESVVMSGQQQQNPTPRCPQKDANNPAGLLAIAEETLAEFLSKATGTAVDWVQMIGMKPGPDSMGIVAVSRNCSGVAARACGLVSLEPTKVAEILKDRPSWFRDCRCVDVLSSIPTGNGGTIELMYMQTYAPTTLAAARDFWTLRYTTSLEDGSLVICERSLTNSTGGPTGPPTSGFVRAEMLPSGYLVRPCEGGGSIIHIVDHVDLNVWSVPEVLRPLYESSKMIAQKMTMAALRHIRQIAQETSGEIQYGGGRQPAVLRTFSQRLCRGFNDAINGFLDDGWSLMGSDGVEDVTIMINSTPNKFLGSQYNASMFSFGGGVLCAKASMLLQDVPPALLVRFLREHRSEWADYGVDAFAAACLKSSPYAVPCARLGGFPSSQVILPLAHTVEHEEFLEVVRLEGHAFSPEDVALARDMYLLQLCSGVDENAVGASAQLVFAPIDESFADDAPLLPSGFRVIPLDPKTDGPAASRTLDLASTLEVGPGGVRPAGEADLSNYNLRSVLTIAFQFTFESHLRDNVAAMARHYVRSVVGSVQRVAIAIAPSRLDSNIGTKSLPGPPEAVTLAQWVCGSYRIHTGGELFRVDCEADDALLKQLWNHSDAIMCCSLKTNASPVFTFANQAGLDMLETTMVALQDIMLDKILDEAGRKILCSEFSKIMQQGFAYLPAGICVSSMGRPVSYEQAVAWKVLNDEDSNHCLAFMFINWSFADDEQR, from the exons ATGTCTATGGCGCTTGTTATGCACAACAAAGAGGCATTGAATAAGCAACAGATGGATTCAAGCAAGTATGTGAGATATACACCCGAGCAAGTAGAGGCTTTGGAGAGGGTGTACGCAGAATGTCCAAAGCCTAGTTCTTTGAGAAGGCAGCAGCTCATCAGGGAATGCCCTATCCTCTCTAACATTGAGCCCAAGCAGATCAAAGTCTGGTTTCAAAACCGCAG ATGCCGTGAAAAGCAGAGGAAGGAAGCTTCCCGTCTTCAGACTGTTAACAGAAAGCTGACTGCAATGAACAAGCTGTTGATGGAGGAGAATGATCGATTGCAGAAGCAGGTGTCACATCTGGTTTATGAGAATGGATACATGCAACAACAGCTGCACACT GCTTCTGCAACGACCACAGACAATAGCTGTGAGTCTGTGGTCATGAGTGGTCAACAACAGCAAAACCCAACACCTCGGTGTCCTCAAAAGGATGCTAACAACCCAGCTGG TCTTCTCGCGATCGCTGAGGAGACCCTGGCAGAGTTCCTTTCCAAGGCTACTGGAACCGCTGTCGACTGGGTCCAGATGATTGGGATGAAG CCTGGTCCGGATTCTATGGGAATCGTTGCTGTTTCCCGCAACTGTAGCGGTGTAGCAGCACGAGCCTGCGGCCTTGTGAGTCTAGAGCCCACAAAG GTTGCTGAAATCCTCAAAGATCGTCCATCTTGGTTCCGTGATTGCCGATGCGTGGATGTGTTGAGTTCAATTCCTACGGGAAATGGTGGGACAATTGAGCTCATGTACATGCAG ACTTATGCACCGACAACATTGGCTGCTGCACGTGACTTTTGGACACTGAGATATACTACTAGTTTAGAAGATGGGAGTCTTGTG ATATGCGAGAGGTCATTAACTAATTCTACTGGTGGGCCAACTGGGCCTCCCACCTCGGGGTTTGTTAGAGCTGAAATGCTTCCTAGTGGCTATCTGGTCCGACCTTGTGAGGGTGGAGGCTCCATCATTCACATTGTTGATCATGTTGATTTAAAT GTTTGGAGTGTTCCCGAGGTTCTCAGGCCCCTCTATGAGTCATCAAAGATGATTGCCCAGAAAATGACAATGGCT GCCTTGAGGCACATTCGACAAATTGCTCAGGAGACCAGTGGAGAAATTCAGTATGGTGGGGGTCGACAGCCTGCTGTTTTGAGGACATTTAGTCAGAGGCTCTGCAG GGGCTTCAATGATGCTATCAATGGCTTCCTGGATGATGGTTGGTCACTTATGGGTAGTGATGGTGTGGAAGACGTGACCATTATGATAAATTCAACACCAAACAAATTTCTTGGGTCTCAGTATAATGCATCAATGTTCTCATTTGGAGGGGGTGTGCTCTGTGCCAAGGCATCAATGCTGCTGCAG GATGTTCCTCCTGCTTTGCTTGTTCGTTTTCTAAGGGAACATCGTTCAGAGTGGGCTGACTATGGGGTTGATGCCTTTGCTGCAGCATGTCTTAAGTCTAGTCCTTATGCAGTTCCATGTGCAAGGCTGGGTGGCTTCCCCAGTAGCCAGGTCATTTTACCTCTTGCCCATACCGTGGAGCACGAGGAG TTCCTGGAGGTAGTTCGGCTAGAGGGTCATGCTTTCTCCCCTGAAGATGTAGCATTGGCACGTGATATGTACTTATTGCAG CTGTGCAGTGGAGTTGATGAGAATGCTGTTGGTGCCAGTGCTCAGCTTGTTTTCGCTCCCATTGATGAATCTTTTGCTGATGATGCTCCTTTGCTGCCATCTGGCTTCCGTGTCATTCCGCTGGACCCGAAAACA GACGGGCCTGCTGCATCTCGGACATTGGATTTGGCATCTACGCTTGAAGTTGGACCTGGGGGTGTCCGTCCAGCGGGCGAAGCTGATCTGAGCAATTACAACCTTAGGTCGGTCCTCACTATTGCATTCCAATTTACTTTTGAGAGCCACTTGAGAGACAATGTTGCTGCTATGGCTCGTCACTACGTACGAAGTGTGGTGGGGTCTGTCCAGAGGGTTGCAATAGCTATTGCTCCTTCCCGGCTGGACTCAAATATTGGGACCAAGTCTCTTCCTGGTCCTCCTGAGGCTGTTACATTGGCACAGTGGGTTTGCGGAAGTTACAG GATTCACACTGGGGGAGAACTGTTTCGTGTCGACTGCGAAGCTGATGATGCATTGTTGAAGCAACTCTGGAATCATTCGGATGCGATCATGTGCTGCTCCCTAAAGACAAAT GCATCTCCCGTTTTTACCTTCGCGAACCAGGCTGGTCTTGATATGTTAGAGACTACTATGGTTGCACTTCAAGATATTATGCTCGACAAGATTCTCGATGAAGCTGGTCGGAAGATCCTCTGTTCCGAGTTCTCTAAAATCATGCAGCAG GGTTTTGCGTATCTGCCAGCAGGGATCTGTGTGTCGAGCATGGGGAGGCCGGTGTCGTATGAGCAGGCGGTTGCTTGGAAAGTTCTGAACGACGAGGATTCAAACCATTGCCTTGCCTTCATGTTCATCAACTGGTCCTTTGCTGATGATGAACAAAGATAA
- the LOC120015253 gene encoding nuclear transcription factor Y subunit A-7-like isoform X1 encodes MTSSVDDLSENSETDEQQKHSETQIESSSPTNGLVHPEIANTNVQYATIPQLGAEQPMAPTTYPYPDPYYRSIFAPYDSQPSYPLQSYGVQPMVHFQLMGIQQAGVPLPSDAVEEPVFVNAKQYHGILRRRQSRAKAESENKVIKSRKRYLHESRHLHALKRARGCGGRFLNSKKSDDQQTETVSGDNINLNSEKSALASSDATS; translated from the exons ATGACTTCGTCTGTGGATGATCTTTCTG AGAATAGTGAAACTGACGAGCAACAAAAACACTCAGAAACTCAGATTGAGTCTTCATCCCCGACAAATGGACTAGTGCACCCTGAAATCGCAAACACAAATGTTCAGTATGCAACAATTCCACAACTTGGAGCAGAACAGCCTATG GCACCAACCACTTATCCGTATCCAGATCCCTACTACAGAAGCATATTTGCACCCTATGATTCGCAGCCATCATATCCTCTGCAGTCTTATGGTGTACAACCAATG GTTCACTTTCAGTTAATGGGAATTCAGCAGGCCGGAGTTCCGTTGCCGTCAGATGCTGTTGAGGAGCCTGTATTTGTAAATGCAAAGCAATATCATGGTATCTTGAGGCGTCGACAATCACGCGCAAAAGCTGAGTCAGAAAATAAAGTTATCAAGTCTCGTAAG CGGTACTTGCATGAATCTCGACATTTGCATGCTCTAAAAAGAGCTAGAGGATGTGGTGGTCGGTTCCTCAATTCAAAGAAGTCTGACGACCAACAAACGGAGACAGTGTCAGGTGACAATATCAACCTCAACTCCGAGAAAAGTGCTCTTGCTTCTTCAGATGCCACATCTTGA
- the LOC120015253 gene encoding nuclear transcription factor Y subunit A-7-like isoform X2 — protein MTSSVDDLSENSETDEQQKHSETQIESSSPTNGLVHPEIANTNVQYATIPQLGAEQPMAPTTYPYPDPYYRSIFAPYDSQPSYPLQSYGVQPMLMGIQQAGVPLPSDAVEEPVFVNAKQYHGILRRRQSRAKAESENKVIKSRKRYLHESRHLHALKRARGCGGRFLNSKKSDDQQTETVSGDNINLNSEKSALASSDATS, from the exons ATGACTTCGTCTGTGGATGATCTTTCTG AGAATAGTGAAACTGACGAGCAACAAAAACACTCAGAAACTCAGATTGAGTCTTCATCCCCGACAAATGGACTAGTGCACCCTGAAATCGCAAACACAAATGTTCAGTATGCAACAATTCCACAACTTGGAGCAGAACAGCCTATG GCACCAACCACTTATCCGTATCCAGATCCCTACTACAGAAGCATATTTGCACCCTATGATTCGCAGCCATCATATCCTCTGCAGTCTTATGGTGTACAACCAATG TTAATGGGAATTCAGCAGGCCGGAGTTCCGTTGCCGTCAGATGCTGTTGAGGAGCCTGTATTTGTAAATGCAAAGCAATATCATGGTATCTTGAGGCGTCGACAATCACGCGCAAAAGCTGAGTCAGAAAATAAAGTTATCAAGTCTCGTAAG CGGTACTTGCATGAATCTCGACATTTGCATGCTCTAAAAAGAGCTAGAGGATGTGGTGGTCGGTTCCTCAATTCAAAGAAGTCTGACGACCAACAAACGGAGACAGTGTCAGGTGACAATATCAACCTCAACTCCGAGAAAAGTGCTCTTGCTTCTTCAGATGCCACATCTTGA